A region of the Scatophagus argus isolate fScaArg1 chromosome 6, fScaArg1.pri, whole genome shotgun sequence genome:
CCGTGGGGAGGGGACAGCAGTGGGGATCAGCTGAAGAGGACGTGGTCTTTGGCATGTCCTGCACCATCCACATCCAGCTGTGGTTTAACCCTTGTGTTCTCACCTGTCAGTTGGTTTCTCAAGtcagacaacaacaggaaattgCAAGAGGAAACGCCTGACTGGAAACCACAGGGACACGGCATGAAGGCGTGACAACTTTTACCTCAGCTTTTGTTGTTACATGTTCTGTTAAATTAAGGATTTCTGTGTTCTTTGTCGAGAACATTTTCTGCTCATCTAGATCTTAGTGCAATGACTGAACATCGGAGTTATGCCTCTGACCTAATCATCAGACCTGCTCGTCATAACTGGGCATGCAATCACGTGTGCTGCAGATGAAACCATATCCCCACTGCAATATTTAGTCTTCCAGGTTCTTGTCTTCTTATTCttatttgtggattttttttttgtcagaataaCATTAAGAACATGCataaaaagagggaaaaaagtgtGACTCTTCCCTTCCCATCCATTTCAGTCAGCTCCAATGGGAGAGGTCTGACCTATCTCACACTCTGAAGGAGCAAAGGGACCCAGTCATCTTTTATTTGAACAACAATGACTCATCAAATCACAGCTATAAAACGGCTTCCAACTTCTTGGCCTGTCAGCGGAAGAGATGAATTCCACACAAaggtaaataaacacacatcatTTTGCGTTACTTGATGGGACTTGGGTCAATGTTAAGGTTTTCTGTGTTGTAACATAAACTGCGTGTGTGAAGTTGACAGAGATTAAGTGTGACATATGAAGTTGGCACAGATAAACATTGAAACCAAAGCAGAACTGTTAAAAGAATGACACAACTACAAGGAGCACTAATGCcttaaggcaaaaaaaaaaactgtaacatgTGTTGGGACAAGTAAGTGCAGTCATTCTATGACACAGAGAAATTAGGTGTTGTAGTCAGCTGGCCTCTGCCCATGGAGGGCACAAACAAAACGCTTTAAAACAGCTTTCTGAACAAAACTCACCTCGGCTGCTGCGTTTGAAAACGCAAGCGACAACATCTGTCCAGCATGAAGTGACACATCTGTCCAGCGTTTAGGTGACGTCTAGCGCGTGGCTTTGACCTCCGTCCTGACTCGTAATTAATGTTCCAAAGTAAGTGGAGGGGTGAAGGATGATCCCGCCCCTCCGGCTGGGAGGGGTGAGAACGGGACGGCCACAGCTGGAGAGGAGGCACAGTGCTGAGAGGACGCCGAAAAGTCCGGATCACAACAAATGGTGAACGTTAAGAGgaaaatacttttgtacttttagaCAGGACAAAATTTTGGCTTCTGACATCACGTCGAAGATAAACTTGTGGCCcttccatatatatatattttttaccaGCTCATCGTTACGCAGGAGAGTAAAATAGACTACCTTCCAGATTCTGCAAATCTCCACCACACCACCGGGATGTTTAGATGAGACCAGTGACTCCAAAAGGTACGATAAGTAAGGCCTGCCTACCTTCACTTTCCAAATGAGAATCTCCATTTAACTTTGAGTAACTTCACAAAGAAGTGAGCCTGAAACAGTTTTACTTTCATAAATGAGGATAGCCTCTAAATTAGCCCTTTTGCAGTGTGTATTAATGTGGGATAAACATAATGGAGTTTATTTATGTTACAAACCTTTTCATCCAACCTCAGGAGTACAGACACCCTAAAGCATTTCAGGATTCTTCTTTTTGTACTGAGCTTTTATGTACAGCTTATAAATATTGGTGTACTTTCACTAATAATTTATTGAGTCAGAAGTGATGACATTTATAGCATGGGATTTATGAACAGCAGTATCTGCCACAGCTCTTTGTGTCTACGCGTCTATTAAGTGTAAGTAAGAcgataaagaaaaaaatgaacgtGTTCTAAAATACAGGTTACTGTTTAGTTTTTCTCTTAAAGATtagcctgtgtttgtttttgtttgttgttatgtttttgtaaaGTAATTTATATATTCTCAGACTACATCTATCTTGGGCAGGGCACGTCTGTGCTTCTTAATCTTATTAATACACTTTCTTCATTAAGTTATATGAAGTAGTCCTAATGTTtaacttttttgtgtttattttcaaatttgctcttcatttttttttacttgtccACATAATactttctctcatttcctccaaAAGATTTTTATAGGTCACATGTAATAACCGGAGTCTTGTTGAATGTAACTTGTCTGACCCTAATGTGTTGTATATAATTGTCTGAATTAAGTTTTATCTCTTAATTGCATTTGATTGACAGGTCCTTTAAGAGGCTCTAAGATGCCAGCTGTGACCCTGCCAGGTTGAGCAGCCTTGCCTCCCTCTGCTGTGTCCAGTGCTGTGGCGCCCTCTGCTGCATGACTGAGGAAGACCGGGAATGGCAGGCAGTATGGTGAACGTACTGGAGGAAGGCATGAATACTATCATCGTCAACCACTACAACCACTCTGGCAAGTGGGACCGGCCTCGCAGCGGTGGGGCCTGTAAGATGGCCGTGCTGCTCTTCATCTGCGTGCTGATTGTCCTGGAGAACCTTACAGTCCTGCTCGCCCTCTGGAGGAACAAGCGCTTCCACAGCCGCATGTACTTCCTCATCGGGAACCTGGCGCTTTCAGACCTGCTGGCTGGCGTGGCCTACGTGGTAAACATCTTCACCTCAGGACGCAATACCTTCTTCCTGACACCAGTGCAGTGGCTGGCCAGGGAAGGGAGCATGTTTGTGGCCCTCAGCGCATCCACGTTTAGCCTTCTGGCCATTGGGATTGAGAGGCACATGACTATGGTGCGTTTGCGTCCCTGTGAGACAGCAGGTCGGGGGAGACTTCTTGGACTGCTGGCGGCGTGCTGGCTTGTGTCAGTGCTGCTTAGCGCCCTGCCCAGTCTGGGCTGGAACTGCCTTGACAATATGACCTCCTGCTCCACAGTGCTGCCGCTTTACGCTAAGAGTTATGTGGCCTTCTGCATCAGTGTGTTCAGCGCCTTGTTGGTGGCCATCATCATCCTCTACATGAGGATCTACCGCCTGGTGACCGCGAGCGGCCGCAGGGTGAGCAGCCGGCCTTCGGAGCGCTCACTGGCCCTGCTGCGGACAGTAGTTATCGTTCTCGGAGTGTTTGTCATGTGCTGGGCGCcactcttcctcctgctgctgctggatgttgGTTGTAGCCCAAATAAGTGCCCTGTGCTCTACCAGGTGGACTGGTTCATTGCTTTGGCTGTGCTCAACTCTGCCCTCAACCCTCTGATATACACTCTGTCCAGCAGGGAGATGAGGGCAGCCTTCTTCcggctgctgtgctgctgtcagaccAGCATGGAGTCTACTGGGACTCCTGTGGTGGGCAATCCCCACCTGGGCACAGTCATCCCCACGGCAGAGAATAGCAAGACCAGTTTGGGTGGAGGAGTAGGCAGTGGGGCTGGCAAGTCCACATTGAACAGGGGGAAGGTTGCTACACCTGTGAACTCTGACAACAAGCATGGAGATCCCTCAGCCACCGCTGTGCCTCATCCCTCTGGGCCTGCAGACCTGCTCTCAGCTGTTCTTGTGAAGGCAGGGGCGCTGCCGCCCCTCAGCAAGTTCTGAGTGGAAGCACCTTAATGAGGCCTTACAGTAACACAGAAGTAGACACAGAACTGACATAGTCCTGCTATCAGCCACTTTTTCTTTATGCACTAAGGCCAGTGTAGCCTGAATAAGATGAAGTAATGATATTCATTTGGAATCACATAAATGCACATTGCAGGTTAGAGTACAATCAAAATTCTCTAAAGCCACTATTTACAACAGCTCAACAATAATATTCACAGCACCAGAGAAATGGTTAATGTTGACACTTCAAAACTATGAAATATGACAAGAAAGATTCCCGGACGTGGATGAAACCAAGCCCCAAACTAAATCTTGTGGCTTAATTCATGTCTGAAACTAGTTTTGGTAATGCTTAAAGCAGCAAGAGAATATAATTAATTTTATCAGCGCTGTGTCTTTcactcagtgtgtttattttttactttttatttgtcattataaACAGACCAGATCAAACTGTGGCACTATTTTGCATGTGCTATATGAAAGTACTCAGCTGCATTTTCCATTACAACTTGATAAACTAGgctatttattttctgtgaaaacgTTTGCAATGTTAATACTGTTGGTATTTTCAGTAAAGTTTGTTTGCATAAAGAAACCATCATGGTACTAGGACTTTGATTGTGTTATGATTTGAGATGCACTATGAGAGAAAGCAAGACCATAATAAGtggtaatatttttttttttttttttttgtctgactaGCAGCCTCATGAGGCTGTGATGCTGGTTacacaccagaaaacaaaattgttttttggATGAAAATGGAGATTGCTAAAGTTTTAGCACCAGTAGAAGGAAGATCTTTCTGATGGTGGCACTACTGGAAGAGTGCCGTTTTCACTTAAAGCAGTAGGGTTCACCTTCAGCAGCTACAGTGGCCATTACCAGAAATGACTCTTATCTCATTGCTCTAAGCTCTACTTTGTCAGCACCAACTGCACTGTGAGCTGAATTAGCGTGGCTAACAATTACACTCatggacatttttgctttttctcatcAGCACATCTAGAAACCACTCACACGTCGACTAACCACTAGTGAACAGGAGTGTTGGATGTGAATTATTTGGCGGTAGACTGTAAATGACATTTCTGCCTCGAGTGGTGTAGTGATAGTATTAtattgcaaataaaataaaaatcctatTCCCTTTTATGAGAttttcatgtgttgtgtttgtctatTAAATCAATGAATTGATCATCTGCATAAACCATCAGGGTGTGTATTCAGGATACAGGATCTTTTGCACCATATGAATGCTAGACTGTTGCCGTCAAGGTTCACATGAAAGCTTCAGCCATACATATATTAATGTCTGAATGCTCTGATTTGTCAGTTTATCATTTGCTATTCAGACAGGCGAAGAGAAATGTCATGTGATTTAACCTGCTGCACTCATCTAATATCCTACTGGGGAGCTGATTGAAGCTCTCTTATTGCCATTCATAGGAAGACCTGGGTCATCCGATGATGAATAATGCAGACTTTTCAacttttgatatttattttaactaaGGGTTTCCAGCACAGTGAGGTCAGGTAGCATTTAGTCATGAAAGGTATCCTCCACCTGTCAATAGATTCTCTGGTACTTCACGTGACAAACCCCCAGTTACATATTACATGGTTTATTGAGAAATTATGCTGAATTTATGTTTGATTCAAACACAGTATGACGAGTCCCACATCAACTACATTCAAAGAAAGCGTGTGAGAAAATATAGGCAGTGAAATGTATAAAGTTGATTTTTGGATGCTATTGACTAAAGACATTCagctcatgttttgttttttttgttccacaaACCTGCCACGGTGAAGGTTACTGTGACTTGAGCTGATAGATGAGCTGATTGCAAAAGAGTTTGTTGTTCATGCCACATTGCACGGCAAAGACCAGACAGGAGCTGACAGACTGGCATTTCATACTCACCTCAGCTAAAGGATGTGTCTCTGCTCCGCACCTCCAGATCTGATGGAAAAAGACAGCGAGGACGCACTACCAGCCGAGCATTTCCAGCTTAAAGGTCACTGACTGCTCCCTGCCAGAAATGTTCGAACACTCTCTTCTCTGAACAAGCAGAGGATAACTGTGGCCTTGTGCTATATGGAACATTAGAAAATGGTAAGTTGTGCTGTACAGAGTCATTTGTAGTCAGTGAATCCCTCTCTCCTTATTTTTCTCAACCTTCCAAACTTGTTCCACCGCTCCATTTCAGTACAGTCATAATCCAGATCCAAATCTCAATTAGATTATATTTGattgaaacagaaatatttcactgttgtCAGAAAATCGGTtggcaaagaaagaaatctgTGCAAATTAAAATCACTCACCCATCCTCTACTGCCACAAACATTTGACACTGTTGGAAATGAGCAATCTTCGACTTTACAGAAACTGCATAACTGCTGATCTTAACTTTGATAGATAAGTCACTGAACACCCAACTCAAAATAAGCAATAAATAAAGAGATGGGGGCAATTCTTATTTTTTGAGCTATTATTTTCCCCCAAAATGTTGTGCCAGGTCATTTCTCAATGGTATCAATTACACAACTCTCCATGTCTTCAGTGGAAACCTCTGTAGTCCCAGGCATGTAATTCATGAACTTTGTCTCATCAAAAACCCTATGGCACAGAATGGATTACCAAGGTCATTGTAAATTCTTCAAATAACACCAATGACACCAGattgttgtttaaaaatatgGATCCAACTCCAGAGCACTGGAACAACTAAAAGACAAATCCTGGAAAGAATCTGACCAAAGAGGTCAAGTTCAGAACAATATGGAAGTGCAAGGTGACTTCATATGTGCTAAAGGATTTACACAGAAAGTATTAAAAAGTGCA
Encoded here:
- the s1pr3a gene encoding sphingosine 1-phosphate receptor 3a translates to MAGSMVNVLEEGMNTIIVNHYNHSGKWDRPRSGGACKMAVLLFICVLIVLENLTVLLALWRNKRFHSRMYFLIGNLALSDLLAGVAYVVNIFTSGRNTFFLTPVQWLAREGSMFVALSASTFSLLAIGIERHMTMVRLRPCETAGRGRLLGLLAACWLVSVLLSALPSLGWNCLDNMTSCSTVLPLYAKSYVAFCISVFSALLVAIIILYMRIYRLVTASGRRVSSRPSERSLALLRTVVIVLGVFVMCWAPLFLLLLLDVGCSPNKCPVLYQVDWFIALAVLNSALNPLIYTLSSREMRAAFFRLLCCCQTSMESTGTPVVGNPHLGTVIPTAENSKTSLGGGVGSGAGKSTLNRGKVATPVNSDNKHGDPSATAVPHPSGPADLLSAVLVKAGALPPLSKF